The Pseudanabaena sp. PCC 6802 genomic interval AAAGAGGGTAGAACTGTCTTATTTGTAAGCCATAGCATGGGAGCCGTTTCTCAATTGACTGCTAAATGCCTTTTTTTAGTAAATGGCAAGATGATAAGCTATGGACCAACCCAAGAGATAGTCAACAAGTACGTTCAGTCAGGCTATAGCCAGCTTTGCGAAGGAAAAATCTACAAGAAAGACAAGAGTAAATATGATTGTCAAAAGCCGATTGAGTTTGAGCAAATTAAAGTAGAACAAGGAAAAGATAGTGCTATTGAGTGCGAGATCCTTTACATAGTTCGCATGCCCATTAAAAGCGTTATTGCCATGAAGGTTACTAATAGTCAGGGTTTTGTCATTACCACGGTTAGAGATACAGATCACGACCCCAACTTATTTTTGAAAGCTCAGGGACAATACAGAGCAAAATTTAGCTTGTCAGCCGATGATTGGTGTCCAGGTATTTATTTTCTGACTTTCTCATTAGCAGATATGGTGAGTAAAAGATACGAAATCTTAGAAGAAATTTTATCTTTTGAAGTTAGTTTAAACGACAAGGATAAAACACCTGGATGGTCTCGTGAAGGTTTATTTCTCAAACAAACATGCTGGGAAATAAGTCCATTAGATTTTTCTTGTATCTGAATTTTTGTAAGCCCTACTATACAAGTGACTCAGCGATCGCCCTGTTTTAACTCTCTTTGTATAGCGGTTTTTAGATAAAAACGAGAAGGGGGTTTGAGGGCGTTGCCCCCAAGAAGGGGTTCCACCCCTTCACCCCAAAAATAAAACCCGTTCTCAAGTGAAAACCGCTATATCCAATTTATATTTCAGGTAGACTAGCATTCCTGGTTGTGAGAATTCAAACACATTGGATATAGAAATATATTTAGCGACAATCCAAAATCGAAACTCAAACAAATGTATAGCTCTTTTAAACAAGCAGTTAAGCAATTAACTAAATCAATTCTGACCGATCGCCAACTGCGCCAAGTTAGGAGAATCGAACATCTTCAGGCTTTAGGTAAACTTGCACTACAAGATTTCAGGGTTTACCAGCTCGGGCAAATTTTTCCCATGAAACCCCACACGCTTAATTTACTAGTAAATGACGTGTGTAACTCTCGGTGTCAAATGTGTTTGATTTGGCAACAAAAAAAGAATAAGGAGATGACTCCCGAAGAGCTAGTCAAAATATTAAACGATGACTTATTTAGCGAGTTGAAATACGTTGGTGTTAGCGGTGGCGAGCCAACCTTAAGACCAGACTTACCTGAATTGTTCGAAGCAATCTGTTCTAAGGAACCCAAGATTCTTGGAACTGGAATTATTACTAATGGAATTATTGAAAATCAGGTTAGAGAGAGAATCCTAGCTTCTGCTGAAGTTTGCAGAAAATATGGTGTAGGATTCAATGTGATGATTTCTTTGGATGGCATAGGCCAAGTTCACGATGCTGTCAGAGGTCGAAAAGATAACTTTGAGTCGGCTATTTCTCTCCTCAGGTTTTTCCACAATGAAACAGATATCCCAACATCATTTGGATGCACTATTACCAGTACGAATGCCATATATGTCGATGAGTTGCTCGATTTTGCTAAATCAGAAGGTCTATATGGCAGATTTAGGGTAGCTGAGTATATTCAAAGGCTCTATAACGAGGGGCAAACAGAGTTTATTAGGTCGTTCGACGATAAAATGCTCTATCACCTAGCACTATTCTTCTTCCGAGCTGAGCATGACTTTGAGACAACATCACTCTTTCAAAAAACGTATCGAAATATCAGGGGAATGCTGGTTGAAGGTAAGTCTAGACAAATAAGATGCCCTTATCAAACTGGGGCTGTGGTAATGACTGCCCGTGGAGAGTTGCTCTATTGCGCTCCCAAATCCCCAACCTTGGGAGATGCGTTAACGACCCCAGCCAGTAAACTATATTTTTCAAATGTGGCAAAGCGGAAAGCAATTCTTCAGAAGGACTGTGGCAACTGCATTCACGACTATCATATGCCACCTACGTTTCAGGAAACACTATCTAACTACTTAGAAGACCACAGAAGAAGTAAATATAGCTGTTCAAACCTATTGAAACTTGCTGCGAAGCAGATCGAACAGAGGCAACCTGTTGAGGATATAGCGAGTCTTAGTTCCTCTAAGGTACTGATTGTAGGATGGTACGGCACAGAAACAGTTGGCGATAAGGCAATTTTATGGGCAGTAGTTGATAAGCTTCGTTCGCGCCCAAATCCACCAAAGAGAATTTATATTAGCAGTCTTTACCCATTCATCTCCCAATGGACTATTAAGGAAATGAATCTTGAGAATGTCTCAATTCTTGAAACGTACTCAAGAGAATTTGAAGCAGCCTGTGACGAGGTTGATGAAGTTGTGGTTGGTGGTGGCCCCTTGATGGATATCGAGCCGCTCAATCATATACTTTACGCTTTTATTCGAGCGACCCGCAATAAAGCAATTTGTAGAGTAGAAGGATGCGGTGTTGGTCCACTCAACCATCCCCTTTACATTAATGTAGTTTCCGAAATCTTCAGGCTGTCTAATTGTATAATGCTTCGCGATCGAGCTTCTGAAAACTTCAGCCTGCAAAAATTCCCGATATCCACAGCAAC includes:
- a CDS encoding polysaccharide ABC transporter ATP-binding protein — protein: MSDTVIQVENLSKRYKIGLREKQAKTLRQAVKRIASSPFKYLNSVLREPTPEEVFWALQNISFEVKQGDVVGIIGRNGAGKSTLLKILSQITEPTSGYAEIRGRVGSLLEVGTGFHPDLTGRENTYLNGTIMGMRKREIDRRFDEIVDFAGVEKFIDTPVKHYSSGMYTRLAFAVAAHLTPEILIIDEVLAVGDAQFQKKCLGKMEDVAEKEGRTVLFVSHSMGAVSQLTAKCLFLVNGKMISYGPTQEIVNKYVQSGYSQLCEGKIYKKDKSKYDCQKPIEFEQIKVEQGKDSAIECEILYIVRMPIKSVIAMKVTNSQGFVITTVRDTDHDPNLFLKAQGQYRAKFSLSADDWCPGIYFLTFSLADMVSKRYEILEEILSFEVSLNDKDKTPGWSREGLFLKQTCWEISPLDFSCI
- a CDS encoding polysaccharide pyruvyl transferase family protein, encoding MYSSFKQAVKQLTKSILTDRQLRQVRRIEHLQALGKLALQDFRVYQLGQIFPMKPHTLNLLVNDVCNSRCQMCLIWQQKKNKEMTPEELVKILNDDLFSELKYVGVSGGEPTLRPDLPELFEAICSKEPKILGTGIITNGIIENQVRERILASAEVCRKYGVGFNVMISLDGIGQVHDAVRGRKDNFESAISLLRFFHNETDIPTSFGCTITSTNAIYVDELLDFAKSEGLYGRFRVAEYIQRLYNEGQTEFIRSFDDKMLYHLALFFFRAEHDFETTSLFQKTYRNIRGMLVEGKSRQIRCPYQTGAVVMTARGELLYCAPKSPTLGDALTTPASKLYFSNVAKRKAILQKDCGNCIHDYHMPPTFQETLSNYLEDHRRSKYSCSNLLKLAAKQIEQRQPVEDIASLSSSKVLIVGWYGTETVGDKAILWAVVDKLRSRPNPPKRIYISSLYPFISQWTIKEMNLENVSILETYSREFEAACDEVDEVVVGGGPLMDIEPLNHILYAFIRATRNKAICRVEGCGVGPLNHPLYINVVSEIFRLSNCIMLRDRASENFSLQKFPISTATVIPDPATDYVGYIKNSGILEKSLPLLSSTRNVSCFLREWSTEYSGSLSTAEFTSMKQEFETQLVQLVMAIARAKNLDIHLLPMHTFHVGGDDRIFNRQFAQKLSSLTEKHQTKPSIDFARGPVSPLEILQSMYRAELSICMRFHAVLFAETLGVPYFAIDYTNGGKIKAFLESKGKLDRLISLQDIAFGDWRNRLNELMQIKATI